Proteins from a genomic interval of Youhaiella tibetensis:
- a CDS encoding HU family DNA-binding protein has product MSNKNDLIGAVAEKAEITKAQAAAAVDAVFDAITASLKANDEVRLVGFGTFSVSKRKATTGRNPATGAEINIPASNQAKFKPGKGLKDAIN; this is encoded by the coding sequence ATGTCGAACAAAAACGATCTGATCGGCGCAGTTGCCGAGAAGGCCGAAATCACCAAAGCGCAGGCTGCTGCCGCAGTCGACGCGGTCTTCGACGCGATCACCGCTTCGCTCAAGGCGAACGATGAAGTTCGGTTGGTCGGGTTTGGTACTTTCTCGGTCTCCAAGCGCAAGGCCACCACGGGCCGCAATCCTGCTACCGGTGCCGAGATCAATATCCCGGCTTCCAACCAGGCCAAGTTCAAGCCCGGCAAGGGCCTGAAGGACGCGATCAACTAA
- a CDS encoding TetR/AcrR family transcriptional regulator yields the protein MSSDDTKRRYVSPKRSAASEETDARIVAAAFTVLGRVAKGGEVFSLETVAKQAGVTRLTVHNRFGSRRGLLEAVFDARAREAGLHRVAQAMAMADAEGAILAIVGIFCDFWSSDHHGLSGLFASGAGEPEFRQAMHERNERRRQIFDVLTARLVGEGRLDADRRDDVTDVLFALTGMPFFVSLSVRERPMDGVKALISGLARAAIASGQTQ from the coding sequence ATGTCAAGTGACGATACGAAGCGCCGCTATGTCAGCCCGAAGCGCTCGGCGGCCTCCGAGGAGACCGACGCGCGTATCGTCGCGGCGGCGTTCACGGTTCTTGGGCGCGTGGCGAAGGGGGGAGAGGTGTTCTCGCTCGAGACCGTGGCCAAGCAAGCGGGTGTCACCAGGCTGACCGTACACAACCGGTTCGGTTCGCGCCGTGGCTTGCTCGAGGCTGTCTTCGATGCGCGCGCCCGCGAGGCGGGGCTGCACCGGGTGGCGCAGGCCATGGCGATGGCCGATGCCGAAGGCGCGATCCTGGCGATCGTCGGCATCTTTTGCGATTTCTGGAGCTCGGACCATCATGGACTGAGCGGGCTCTTCGCCTCGGGAGCGGGGGAGCCCGAGTTCCGTCAGGCGATGCACGAGCGCAACGAGCGGCGCAGGCAGATATTCGACGTGCTGACCGCGCGCCTGGTCGGGGAAGGGCGCCTCGACGCTGATCGCAGGGACGATGTGACCGACGTCTTGTTCGCGCTAACGGGCATGCCGTTTTTCGTGTCGCTATCGGTCCGGGAACGCCCGATGGATGGGGTTAAGGCCCTGATTTCCGGGCTTGCGCGGGCCGCAATTGCCAGTGGGCAAACGCAATGA